From one Chlamydiifrater phoenicopteri genomic stretch:
- a CDS encoding ABC transporter substrate-binding protein yields MNRESSSFLSLRGLTFFSALVAAVIFFGVPLPWQQKKTFRTAINAKPNFSTLTIALCDTPETMHPHEARRALDLSLIRQLFEGLVRENPKAPEGTELASARSIHISEDKKCYTFKLKKTFWSNGEAVTSHDFLESWAQAVKLSLFSTLFEDIQRKPSNNSEETIKKDSLELYAPDPETFIVYLKQPQPDFLKKISSPTFFPIYQGSTKKLVSNGAYRLHTLSSAHSIILEKNPFYHDTQINACPYINLSVIFNIQTASRLLEKHSIHWLGQPWNQSLPNEIKKRLKQKKLLQNTHSIKGSFWLTINSERMPLENIALRKALSESINRANLVEYVLTGNQSPASTLSPTSLSNASPILQKSTPSLDLPPFQRKITLTYPSDILQCVRIAEFLQQEWKTHLGLNVGLKGVEYRRLIEERNKKHYDIITQTGTALHPGEKGFHPIIAKQFYELYPEARTTIPGDMSADYQEKILLDNHIVIPLYHLSQEFFLSTPIKNIIFCSDGSVDLKYAEFCTKG; encoded by the coding sequence ATGAATAGAGAGAGTTCGTCCTTTTTATCCCTTAGGGGATTGACCTTTTTTTCAGCTTTAGTTGCCGCTGTCATCTTTTTTGGCGTCCCCTTGCCTTGGCAACAAAAAAAAACCTTTCGAACAGCAATAAATGCCAAGCCGAACTTCTCAACGCTGACCATAGCTCTCTGTGACACTCCAGAGACTATGCATCCCCACGAAGCAAGACGCGCCCTCGACCTTTCCCTAATCCGACAACTCTTCGAAGGACTCGTACGCGAAAATCCTAAAGCCCCTGAAGGCACAGAACTAGCCTCTGCTAGAAGCATTCATATTTCCGAAGATAAGAAGTGTTACACCTTTAAACTAAAAAAAACCTTCTGGAGTAATGGAGAAGCCGTAACTTCTCACGACTTTCTTGAATCATGGGCTCAAGCTGTGAAGCTCTCTCTTTTCTCTACTCTTTTTGAAGATATACAAAGGAAACCCTCCAATAATTCCGAAGAAACCATCAAAAAAGACTCTTTAGAACTATACGCTCCAGATCCAGAAACTTTTATTGTTTACTTGAAACAACCTCAACCAGATTTTTTAAAGAAAATTTCTAGCCCCACGTTTTTCCCCATCTACCAAGGCTCAACTAAAAAGCTAGTATCTAACGGCGCATATCGATTACACACCCTATCCTCTGCGCATTCAATAATTCTAGAGAAAAATCCTTTCTACCATGACACGCAAATAAATGCCTGCCCTTATATCAATCTCTCCGTCATTTTTAATATCCAAACGGCTTCCCGGCTGCTGGAAAAGCATTCGATCCATTGGCTGGGTCAACCATGGAATCAATCGCTACCCAATGAGATAAAAAAACGCTTGAAGCAAAAAAAACTTTTACAAAACACTCACTCCATAAAAGGATCTTTCTGGTTAACCATAAACTCCGAAAGGATGCCTCTAGAGAACATTGCTCTTAGAAAAGCTCTTTCCGAAAGCATTAATAGGGCCAACCTGGTAGAATATGTCTTAACAGGAAACCAATCTCCTGCTAGCACTCTCTCTCCAACTTCTTTATCAAACGCTAGCCCTATACTCCAAAAGAGCACCCCCTCATTAGATCTGCCTCCCTTTCAAAGAAAAATCACTTTAACCTATCCTTCAGACATTCTACAATGCGTTCGAATTGCAGAGTTTTTACAACAAGAATGGAAAACTCATTTAGGTCTAAATGTAGGACTAAAAGGAGTAGAATATCGAAGACTCATTGAAGAACGGAACAAAAAGCATTATGACATTATCACCCAAACAGGGACCGCACTGCACCCTGGAGAGAAGGGCTTTCATCCCATCATAGCAAAACAATTTTACGAGCTTTATCCAGAAGCTAGGACAACCATCCCGGGAGATATGTCCGCAGATTATCAAGAAAAAATTCTCCTTGACAACCATATCGTCATTCCCCTGTATCACCTGTCTCAAGAGTTCTTTCTCTCCACCCCAATAAAAAATATCATTTTTTGCTCCGATGGTAGCGTCGATCTAAAATATGCAGAATTCTGTACAAAAGGATAG